CGACAGCGACCAATCGAGAAGCATGTGCATTTACTATTATTCAAGATGTAGCCTTGTTGCAACATTTGTCAGATTTAACCAAATTATTATTTAGCAAACACCCTCAACATCATCATTCGTCTGAACTGGATCATTTTATTAAGCCCGAATTTAATATTTTTTATGGGGCCACTACATTAATCATTATTTGTGTCAATAAAGATAAACCAAGAGCTGTAGCTGATTGTTGGTTGGCGGCCGAAAATGTAATGCTGGCTGCATTTGCGATGGGCTTAGGATCTTGTGTGGCTGAATCTGCCTTGTTAGCCTTGAATGATAAGCAACAAAAAATAAACCTCGGTATTGCTGACGAATTTGAAGCTATTGTGCCTATTGTTGTTGGTTATGCAAACGCTCATACAGTTCCAACTCGTCGAAAAAGGCCTTTCATTTTAAATTGGTTCAAGACCAACATTGCCTGATAAGAGAAGGAGAAGGTGTGATGTACAAACGCATTTTGTGTCCAATTGATGGTAGTGTGACATCAAACAGAGGCTTGCAAGAGGCCATCCATTTAGCAAAAAATCAGCATGCCAAGCTCAGATTTATCCATGTCATTGATAACTATGTGCCGATTATGGAGGCAGAGGATGGTTTAATGGCAGTTAACGTCTCTGCAGAATTAAAAAAAAATGCAACCAATGTGATTAACAACGCAACGCTCATGGCTAATAGTGCTGGAGTAGAAGCTGACGCTGTAATTGCTGAAATATTTGGTGGTCGTCCTGCAAAAGAAATGATTAAACAAGCAGAAAGCTGGCCTGCGGATATTATTGTAATGGGCACACATGGACTGCGTGGGTTTAGTCGAATCATTTTAGGTAGTGATGCTGAACATGTTGTGCAGGCAAGTGCTGTGCCTGTGATGTTGGTGAATGCAGGAGAACACGTAAGCAAACGCTAATAACAACAAAAGTATAGGCGCTCAGTAATAAACGCGTGTTGTCATTGACGCGAGCAGCCTCATGAGCGATTGGCACGGTATAAGTGTTAAAACGTACATCTTATTATGGGTAAAGCTGATAGGATCAAATATTATTGATTTTACAATTGGAGCACATCATGGCAAATAATGACAAGAAGTTAATTAAAGACATCAAAATTGTGATAGCAGATATTGAATTAGTCTTGAATGATATTAAGGATAAAACAGCAAACGAGTTTACAGAAATCAATACGACGTTAGTAGAAAAGCTAGCGCTAGCGAAAGAAAAGCTGATTGATTCAGAACAAGACCTGTTAAATAAAGAACAAATTGCTGTAGAAATGACAGATGCTTATGCGCGCAGAAATACATGGAAGTTGGTGATGATAGCCGCGCTAATAGGTTATTTAATTGGGTATACCGTCCATTAAGCATTATGAAATAAACTTAAACGATATAAACGTAAACGATATAAAATTAAAACTAAGTGCAGGCGCGTATTTTTCAGGTAATTATTTTAAGATAAGCTTTTATTGGTTCAATTAAATCGTGCATAAAATTTAATTGACAATAAAAACTACTCAAGGAGAACTGATATGCCTAAAGTGCAATATTCTATTCACTGCATTGTTGCTGCCACCGACTTTTCTGCCAATGGCGATTTGGCTGTGATGAGAGCGGCACATATTGCGCAACAACATGGGCAAGCCTTACATTTATTGCATGTTGTTCACCCATTAGATATCTATCCAGAATTAATGCTTACCTTTGATGCCCATTTAAAAGATTATGAACGGTTAAAAAAAGCAAATGGATTGGCAAGTCTTGATGAGTTGGCTATAAAAATTCGAAAAGACTTTGATATCAAAGTAAAGACAGCAACCCGTATTGGCCGCACGCATGTGCAAATTGCTGAGTATGTTGAATCTGTAGGTGCTGATCTACTTGTTGTTGGCTTTCATGGTGAACAAAACGTATTGGATGCCATCATCGGTTCGACAGCATTTAGATTGTTACGTTTAGCGCCTTGTTCGCTATTGATTGTGAGAAACGGCGATATAGTTCCTTATCAACAAGTACTCACTGCAGTTGATTTTACCATTGGCGCCAGTGCTGTCCCCAGAATGGCTTGTGCCGTTGCTACCACAGCCCCAATTGAAGCGTTACATGTTTTTGATTTGAAGCAAGAGACACTTAGCCGCAAGGCAGGAATTAGTCATACAGAGGTGCAACATTACCGTGACAAGGCAACAGAATACGCAGAGGACACACTTGCTAAGCTAGTAGCTGAATTAAATGAAAAGCGCATTTCTAGCAAGGTAATGTATGGTTATCTACCAGAAACTATTTGCGATCGTGCAACAGAGATCAACGCTGATTTGGTGGTACTAGGTAAAAAAGGCAAAAGCAGTCTACAGGAGTTTGTATTAGGTAGCGTGAGTAAGACTGTTGCCAGCATGGTTTCATGT
This region of Methylophilaceae bacterium genomic DNA includes:
- a CDS encoding nitroreductase family protein; protein product: MNVFEAILGMRSVRDYTSEQVDAKKVPSLIEAAAMAPTATNREACAFTIIQDVALLQHLSDLTKLLFSKHPQHHHSSELDHFIKPEFNIFYGATTLIIICVNKDKPRAVADCWLAAENVMLAAFAMGLGSCVAESALLALNDKQQKINLGIADEFEAIVPIVVGYANAHTVPTRRKRPFILNWFKTNIA
- a CDS encoding universal stress protein; translated protein: MYKRILCPIDGSVTSNRGLQEAIHLAKNQHAKLRFIHVIDNYVPIMEAEDGLMAVNVSAELKKNATNVINNATLMANSAGVEADAVIAEIFGGRPAKEMIKQAESWPADIIVMGTHGLRGFSRIILGSDAEHVVQASAVPVMLVNAGEHVSKR
- a CDS encoding DUF883 domain-containing protein, with amino-acid sequence MANNDKKLIKDIKIVIADIELVLNDIKDKTANEFTEINTTLVEKLALAKEKLIDSEQDLLNKEQIAVEMTDAYARRNTWKLVMIAALIGYLIGYTVH
- a CDS encoding universal stress protein; protein product: MPKVQYSIHCIVAATDFSANGDLAVMRAAHIAQQHGQALHLLHVVHPLDIYPELMLTFDAHLKDYERLKKANGLASLDELAIKIRKDFDIKVKTATRIGRTHVQIAEYVESVGADLLVVGFHGEQNVLDAIIGSTAFRLLRLAPCSLLIVRNGDIVPYQQVLTAVDFTIGASAVPRMACAVATTAPIEALHVFDLKQETLSRKAGISHTEVQHYRDKATEYAEDTLAKLVAELNEKRISSKVMYGYLPETICDRATEINADLVVLGKKGKSSLQEFVLGSVSKTVASMVSCDVLLT